The genomic segment ACCGTCGCCTCGGTGAGCGAGATGGCTTCGGGGCCGCGATTCTCGATGCGGAGGACACGGCCGGTCAGATCGGATCCCCGATATTCGGCGATCATCTGGACCTTGAGGTTGCCGACATAGACCGGGCGCAGCGTGCGCTGACGCATCTCGTAGCCGTCGGCGATGCTGTTCGAATACATCGCCTGAACGAGCTCGACGGCCGCCTCCTGGGGGCTCGGCGCGATCGCGGTGACCTGCGGCGCCCCATTCTCATCGGCCTTCGCCTTCGCGATCGCCGGGTTAGAGATGAAGAGCTGCACGGCTTGCTCGCCGGCGATCCGGCACACGATCTTGTAAACATAGCCACGCTTGCTCGTGGCGAAGAACGACAGTGCCGGCCGGGCGAACCCCTCGGGCACCGACAGGTAGATGTCGCCCCGCACCGGCTCGTTGACCACCGAAAAGTCGTCCTGTGGGTTCCCCGTCGAGATCTTCGAGACAGACGCGAACTCGTCTTCGACCAAGCTGATCCTGGTGAGGTCCTTAGCCGAGGCGGCACAGTCCACTTGGCTCCCGTCGGCAGCCATCACCGTCTGGTCCGCCCATGCAGGCGAGGCGACAAGCATGAAGCAGACGGCGAGCAGCGCGACGCCGATCATGCGGCTAAACATGCAATAGTAGCGCGATAGGAAGACCGCGCCGGTGGTGGCGGCGCCGATGACGTAGACCGACATCACTGATCCTTTTCCTTGCCGGTCGTCACCATTCCAAAGCCCACGAGCTTCAATGACAGGCCGGAATATTGCCAATCGAAGCGGAAGCTGCGGCGCTCGTTGGAGACGACCTTGTTCCCCACGATCGTGTGCAGGTCGCCGGTGACGATCGACTGCAGCTTCTTGGTGTCCAGTTCCATCGTCTGGATCGTGAAGAACTGGGCGATCGACGATCCGCGCTGCTCATTCACGATTTTCATGAGGTCGGCGCGGATCTTCCCCTGCGCACTCGGCGCGGTGATCTCGAGGACCGACTTCATCCAATATTCTAGGTTCGCCGGGCTGCGATCGAGCGTCAGCACCGCGGTGTCGCGGGTAACGAGCTCAAGATACTGTCGTGAGACGCCGGAGGAACTTACGACCAGCGGCGACCCCAGGATCGGCTGCAATACGATCTCTCGATCGCGGGTGGCAGTCACAAGCCCGAGAATCGCGCAGAGGGCGCCAAGGATGCCTGCAACGATCACCAGCAGGTTGCGCTGCCTAAGAACCCGCTGGCTCTGAGCATGGGTGTAGGAGAGCTCCATGTCAGCCAGCCATCAAGCGGAGATAGGAGGGTGGCGTGGCCCTCATGCCGGTGAACCCGGCCGGAAGATGCCAATAGGCCATGTGCAACAGCCAGGAGGTCGCCCGCCCTGCCTTAGCCTTCTTCAGTCCCCACCAACCCGCGCCCGCAAGCAGCATGCCGATGAGAATGTGCTGAGACAGGATACCCCAGACGAACGGGATGACCATCGCCAGGAACTCATCCAGCGTCCACAGCCCGATTAGCTCAGGATCATCCAGATGAGACGGAATGACGTACTTGTCTGCGGCCATAGCACCACCCTCCCCGCAGGCCGACCGGAACTGCTATTCCGGCCGGCCCTTGGCCTGATTAGATCGTTGCCGTGACGGTGGAGGTGACGATCGGCACGCCCGTGCCCGCGCCAACACCGACGCCGACCGGGATCGCGATCTGACCCATCGAGAAGCGCCCCGAGGCGAGCGCCACGACTCCGCCGGCGAGCGAAAGCACGGTGATGATCTTGCCGCCCGAGCCCTCGAGGAAGTCGGTGAACTTTGTCAGGGCCGTATCGAAAGTGGTGTCGGCACCGGCAAAGGCCGGGCCGGCGAGGTAGAAGAATGCGAACGCGAGCGCCACGAAAGCGAAGATCGCCAGCTCCGCACGACCGCTGTGCTTGATGACAGACTGCATGAGAGTTTCCCTTCAATCGGAACGCGACTGATCCGCGCCCATTCGAAGGCTGGCCTCGCCCGCCGATCGCCCGCAACGAAGTTCCCGCCGGCCTCAGCCAGCAACGGGGAAATATTTGATTCGGTGCCTCGCCTGCCCCGGCAGTCGGGGCAATATGCCCCTCCAAGCAGGGCAATCTGCCCCATTTATAGGGCCATTCCGCCCCTTCTTGCGGGGCGCCATCTTTTTCGAGTCGGATTCGACTGCGATATTTGCTGGCTAGATCGATAAGAGTTAGTTTCGCTAACCGTGTAGCGGGCATTTTGGTCAGCAGATCTTAATCGGAGCAACGGCAATTCAAGCGATCTACGCAGAAGAAGGACCCCTCGGTGGCGACGCAATGAAGGCAGGTCAAACGATCCTGACGCTCGACATCTCCGAGCAGCTCTTCAGCCTGACCACTGAAGCGCTTCACCTCCGTTCGAACGCGACGAGGAGCTACCAGACGCTCGAGGACATCCTTGCCGACGAGACTGATGCCACCACCATCGCGGACGATCTCTCTCTCGAAACACTCAGGGATTATCGCTCGGCTATTTCCTCGCAGGGCGACGTTCGAATTTCGCTCAGCCTAAGCAAACCGTGCGTCGCGAGTCTCGAAGACGTGCGTCGTCTGCTCAGCGGGTTGCTTGATGAAGAACTGGCAATGACCGACGCGTTGTCGATTGTACTGTTCCATTTTGTGGTGGGTCAAAAGGCGGCTAGAATTCTTTCCCGAATTGGCTTGAACACTGCCGATAACACCGGAGTTATTGGGTGCTGCGGCAAAGACCGGACGAACAACGTGATCCCGTTACGATAGTAGCGGCGACGCCCCTGGCAGTTACACAAGCAGCCCCGAGGCTTGCTAACCATGCTCCCCTGTGTTTCGATTGCTCTGTGAGCAACCGGGGGGCCTATTGATTTGTCATCCCTTGCCAGAATCGAGGAGGACGCCTGCTGTTCGTCAGGCGGCATCGAGAG from the Sphingomonas morindae genome contains:
- a CDS encoding type-F conjugative transfer system secretin TraK, with protein sequence MSVYVIGAATTGAVFLSRYYCMFSRMIGVALLAVCFMLVASPAWADQTVMAADGSQVDCAASAKDLTRISLVEDEFASVSKISTGNPQDDFSVVNEPVRGDIYLSVPEGFARPALSFFATSKRGYVYKIVCRIAGEQAVQLFISNPAIAKAKADENGAPQVTAIAPSPQEAAVELVQAMYSNSIADGYEMRQRTLRPVYVGNLKVQMIAEYRGSDLTGRVLRIENRGPEAISLTEATVAPNSALAVSIAEPNLKPGMVTTAYLVSQNGRQ
- the traL gene encoding type IV conjugative transfer system protein TraL, yielding MAADKYVIPSHLDDPELIGLWTLDEFLAMVIPFVWGILSQHILIGMLLAGAGWWGLKKAKAGRATSWLLHMAYWHLPAGFTGMRATPPSYLRLMAG
- a CDS encoding type IV conjugative transfer system protein TraE, with translation MELSYTHAQSQRVLRQRNLLVIVAGILGALCAILGLVTATRDREIVLQPILGSPLVVSSSGVSRQYLELVTRDTAVLTLDRSPANLEYWMKSVLEITAPSAQGKIRADLMKIVNEQRGSSIAQFFTIQTMELDTKKLQSIVTGDLHTIVGNKVVSNERRSFRFDWQYSGLSLKLVGFGMVTTGKEKDQ
- a CDS encoding TrbC/VirB2 family protein, whose product is MQSVIKHSGRAELAIFAFVALAFAFFYLAGPAFAGADTTFDTALTKFTDFLEGSGGKIITVLSLAGGVVALASGRFSMGQIAIPVGVGVGAGTGVPIVTSTVTATI